ACTATCGTGTCGGCTGAGCCACACAATTTGCATTTTACGCTCTGTTCTGCTCCTCTCCCCTTCTCCTTACCATAAGAAATAACCTTGGCTTCACCTTTAATTTGGAGATCGGGTTTGTTCATGACCTGCACACTGGCCACCTTGGCGACATCCAAGTCGTTCGCCTGCTGCGCAGGTTCATATTCTGGTGTAGGTTCTTTTTCTGTGTTTTTGTTGTCCTGATCGACCCAGAGTGTAAGTCGTGGATTCGGGTCCAAAATGGATTCATATTGCTCTTTCCATCCATAACGAGCACTTGGGTCAAGCAGCTGGTACCGCTCAAATTTAGCCATGCGAATAGCAGGTGTATACCAACCCCAATGTTGAATACGGTAGTTGCTGATCTCTGTGGGAAGGTCAAGTACATTTTCGGGTAATCTCCCACAGTGCAAGGACTGCTCCTTCCATTTATAAGGGAACCCCTCTTTATAGCGAATTAAAAAAGGACGGTAATACCGATGAGCCTGCCAATACTCATCATCACGGTAATGCGTCGAAGACCACATATCAAACAACCTGAAACAAATCGTATCCGCTTTCGTTCCCGCTAACAAAGAATGTACCCCTTGGGCAAAGCGGGATTCGAACATTTCGTCAGCATCCATGCTTAATATCCATTCGGGAGAAGAAGCCAATGTCTCTCTCCACTGCTGCTTTCGAAGTTCGACTTCATTGATAAAAGAGGGTGTTTCATTGCGGATCAGACGCAGAGGGATTCCTTGTAAGATTTCCCGGCACAACGCTCCGCTATCGTCATGACTACCATCATCAATAATGACTGCTTCATCAATGTATTCCCGGTGACTCAGCAGCACGTCTGTAAGCTTGCGATCTGCCTCATTGCATACCGTCATGGTCAGCGTCAATTTAGGATTAGAGACAGGCGGTGTATAAAGCTCACTTTGTCGTGGACCAGTGAACGCCGGGGGTACAACAAACGAATCTGCCGTGTACTTGGCAAAGACAGCAGTTTCGCGGAGATCATCGGGTATAACTGGAGGTTCGTTGAATTTAGGGGTTCTTGACGATGCTGGACGATTGAAGGCTGGAGAGCTTGGAGAAATATCGGAGTGTTCCGCATGTGTTACATGCTCTGGGCGGTTCGATGTAAAGTACTTTAGAGTGAATAATAGCTGTTCTGCCTTCATTCGATCGGCTTCCCGATATAGATGCATTGCCGGATAGTGTGTGTCTACAAAAAGTGGAAATCCAAATGCAGCCGCTCGAATACAAAAATGTCGATCTTCTCCCCAATAAGAAACGTTTTTGATTTTACCAAAATGAATCCCTGCTTCCAGCGCCCGTCTGCGGATTAAGGTACACGCCCCTAGACCACCCACCTCATACAAACCTGGAACATGCAACTGGTGTATAAAATGCAACTCACGTTGCGCTCGCTCCTCTGCGGACAACACTTCGCCATCTTCACGATGGAACAAGTTATATTCATCACTAACCCACACTTGAGGCAATAGCGGTCCTTCCGGTTGCCAGCGTGTCCAGAAAATCTCTGATACAATATCCTTCTCCGTCTCCACCAGCCTGCACAAGGTACGGGAATGGAGAACCAGGTCTGAATCGACCAGAAACAACGCGTCATAATTGTGCTGAAGTGCATAATCAATAAGACGATTTTTAAAGCCAGCCACTTTCCAGACAAGAGCAGGCGGCCAATAATGAGTGTGCTCATCACTTCGGTTCTCCACTTGCTGCGAGCCTGTTAACAAGGGTAAAACCCGTCCCGGAAGTCGATTGGAAAAGTCAACTAGCCACTGGCTTGAAATCGGATTGTCATTATCATCGACAAACAAATAATCCGGTAGTACGTCAGGTGCCTCCAGACGCTCCAATGCTTGAAGGAACAAAGACAAAATTTCCGGCTTCTGGTGCACCGGGCTGCCGATTAGTATACGCATGTGTCAACGCCTCCATCAGGCGGAAGCCTCATAACCATTCCCCCTCCATGTCCTAACGCATACCATAATTGCGACCAAGCGATATGGGAGTGAGCGTGGTATGAATGGACTTACACCTGGAAATATCAATGAAAACGACATCAATACAAAATACAATCTCCCCACTCAACGATAAAACCCATCCTGTCGCACATCCTAACCCGGAACGTCACCCACATCTTCAATCCATACCCTTCCCCCAAACATCCAGCTTTGATTTTCTAATTTATTAGAGCAGAACTGAATTTATGATCATCATATCCCCTTTACATGTTCAAGCCGAATTACTACATAATGAGCAAGCTATCCTAATAAAATGGAAATTATACCAAGTTTTTTGGGAGGGACAGAGAGCATGGTGACTGTCAGCTTATGTATGATTGTCAAAAACGAAGAAGAAGCCCTTCATACCTGTCTGAAATCAGTCCATGACCTGGTGGATGAAATCATTATCGTTGATACTGGATCTACCGATAGAACCCAAGAGGTCGCTGCATCATTCAACGCTCGGATATACAACTTTGAGTGGTGCGATGATTTCTCCGCTGCCCGTAATTATGCGTTTGATCAGGCCACGCAAGAATATCAATTTTGGCTGGATGCCGATGACATACTGGAAGAAAAAGATCGACTATCCTTTCTCAACTGGAAAAAACAAGCCACCCTCTCTTATGACAGCATTACAATGGATTATGTGCTATCCGTAGATGAACAAGGACAGCCGTTGTATAAGCTCAAAAGAAACCGAATTGTACGGCGTGATCGCAGATTCAGATGGACCGGATTTGTTCACGAGTTCCTGAATGTAACAGGCAGCATCTTTCACAGTAATATGGCGGTGACTCATAACAAAACACGAGCTTATACTGCTCGTAATTTGCACATATATCTCAAGCATCGGGAGCAGGGCACCGTATTTTCTGAACGAGATCACTACTACTTCGCCAATGAATTATATGATAACGGACGCACACTAGAAGCCATTCAGCAGTACGAACATTATCTAGGGCTAAATCAAGGATGGATAGAAGATCGGATTGCTGCTTGCTTTAAGCTTGCGGATTGCTACGGTCGTCAAGCACAAAAACAGGAGCAACGGATGGTACTGCTCCGCACACTTACCCTCGATGTACCACGCGCCCAATTCTGCTGTGCTTTCGGCAATTTGTTCATTGAAGATGAGCAGTATGCTCAAGCCATTTATTGGTTTCGTCAGGCGACGCTGATTGAGCCCCCGCAAAATGTGATGGCCTTAACCAATTCGTCGTACTATACCTGGTTTCCACACTTGCAATTATGTCTCTGTTATGACCGAATCGGTGACATCGAAAAAGCAAAATCGCATCATCGCATAGCCCAGTTGCACCATCCTACTCATCCAAGTGTTTTATATAACGAGCAGTATTTTGCACAGCTAGACCAAAAATAATATTCTGTTGAGCGCCATTGAAAAAGTCGATTTCTTTTGTAGAAAATCGACTTTATTAGCTACAATCTGCTTTGTTTACAAGTTACTAGTTTTATAGATAGGAAAGGCCACCTGCACGTGATGCTTGCAGATGGCCTTTCCTATTCGTCATACAAGACTCCTTCAGAACACCTTTTTCCGGTCTCTTTCTCCCTTCAAAATTTCTACTGACTCACGGAAACGCAACGAATGAATCACCTCACGTTCACGCAGAAACTTCAAACTATCCTGCAAATCCACATCGTCTGTCAAATCAATCAGCCACTGATATGTAGCTCGCGCCTTTTCCTCTGCCGCAATATCCTCATACAGATCAGCAATCGGGTCACCTTTAGCTTGGATATAGGCCGCTGTAAAAGGCACTCCGGAAGCGTTTTGGTAAAATAACGCATGGTCGTGTGCCGCATAATATTCGCCTAGACCGGCTGCCTCCATTTGCTCCACACTCGCATCCTTGGTTAGCTTGTAAATCATAGTCGCAATCATCTCGAGGTGCGCAAATTCCTCAGTGCCGATGTCATTGAGTACACCGATCACTTTATCGGGAATCGTATACCGCTGATTCAGATAGCGCAATGCCGCTGCCAGCTCGCCATCCGCTCCGCCATACTGCTCCATCAGCAGTTTAGCCATATGAGGATCACATTTGCTGACACGTACGGGATATTGCAGTTTTTTCTCATATACCCACATTTATGTTCCTCCTTTATACAAAAGGTTGACGATTCCCTACCTATACCTGCCACGGCCAAGGTGATTGGCTCCACTCCCAAGGATACTTGGAATAGGCACGACCAAAATTCTGTAAGGGTCCATATAGGAGTTGATACTCGTTAGCAATCGCCGTTCTTTCCTGTGTCAGCTTGTTGAACTGTTCGATGGCCTGCAAATCATCCGGGTGTGTATCCAGATACAAATTCAGTTCCACCAGCACAAAATCCACCGCTTGGAGCTTCTCCAATAGCGCATAAAACTGGGCATCACCCGGCTTGGTTTGAGGCGCATAGGCTTGGGGCGTATAACCTTGGATCGGTTCTCTGGGTTGACTATAGTCCTGGGCTTGATTTTGATACTGGTTCTGATATTGATATTGGTTCTGGTATTGATATGAATTTGAATAAGGGCTTTGAGACTGATTCGGCTGTTGATGTCCACCCTCAGGCTGATTTGGCTGTTGGAATTGATTTGGGGACTGACCCTGATTTGGATTCTCCATTTTATTCGCCTCCCCCCTGGTTTCTCCTAGGCTCATAAGGACTGTAAAGCAATGGCCATAGCGTTCCTTTCGTCAGTGCTTCCTCTGGACTGAATTGTGGCAGACCAGGGGGCTGAAATTGTATAAACAAGTTTGGCGGGAGCACATAAGTCTTGCACAGAACGGGCGGACACGGATCGAACGGGCCGACAAACGGGGCATACTGACCTTGCTGTGGAAATTTCACGGGCCGGGACCTCCTTTAATTGATCCATCTGCTTTACTATTCAACATATGCCGCATCGCCCAAGTCTCGAACAAAAAAATAACGGATACAAATTTTTGTTCAAAGAAATAAACTATCGAACTGCTGCTCAAGCTGATTATGGCATCCTCCCCGCTATCTATATTTCGATTGAATTGCAGTAGTAACTAACTCAAAAAGAGCCTTTAAAACCACGATAACGTGGATTTAAAGGCTCTTTCTTTCAGCACTCTATATAACTACATATCTGAACTAATCATGGCTATCTCTGTGGATTAGGATTCCTCATCGTTAGAAAGCTCATCTTCAATGACAGGCTCAGTTTTACGGTGAATTTTCACTCTCATAATGCGAAGCCTTGTTGCTTCCTCCACTTCAAAGGTCAGATTATAAAACTCTATTTTCTTCCCTTTCACCGGACTGCCTTCCAATTCCTTGAACAGCCAGCCTCCGATGGAATCCACTTCGTCGTCTTCAATGTTCACTCCAGTTAAATCATTCACATCCTCAATGAGCATACGACCGTCCACAGAGATAAAGTCTTCCTTCATTTCCACGCTTGGACGTTCATCCTCAAACTCATCATAGAGATCCCCGACGATTTCCTCCAGAATTTCCTCCGCTGTCAGCAGACCGGCGGTTCCACCGTATTCATCCACCACGAGAGTCATTTGGGAATGCTTTTTCTGCATAAGGCGTAGCACATGACTTACTTCCATGGACTCAGGCACGTTCAGAATAGGACGCACCACCGAGGCCAGATCCAGTTGCTCACCCTGCTCGGCTAACAGAAGATCTGTAATATGGACAAAACCGATAATCTGATCTTTATCCTCGACTGCTACCGGGTAACGGGAATGCTTGGTCTCACTGATAATCTTCAAATTTTCCTTAAACGACAAATTCGTGTACAAGCAATCCATATCAGTACGCGGCAACATGATTTCACGAGCAAGCAAGTCGGAAAAATCAAAGATATTATCCATCAGCTTGATTTCATCCTTATCGATTACACCACTCTTGGCGCTCTGATTCATCAATATACGGATCTCTTCCTCAGAATGTGCCGCTTCGGCTTCACTCGCCGGCTGAATGCCGAATGCCCGTAACAACATGTTTGCGGCAGCATTTAACACCCAGATTACAGGTAGAAAAACCTTATAAAAAAGCAGCAAGGGCGCCGATAAAAACAACGCCACACCTTCAGTCTTTTGAATCGCCAAAGACTTGGGAGCCAGTTCGCCCAATACAATATGCAAAAAAGTAATGACGCAAAATCCGACGACAACGGATACCGTTGTAATCAGTGTACCGTCAGTTACACCGAGTTTGTGCATGAGTGGCTCTATCAGGTAGCCGGATATTGCTGGCTCACCAATCCAGCCTAGCCCCAATGAGGCCAGCGTAATGCCCAATTGGGTGGCAGACAGATAAGCATCCAACTTTTGGTTCACCTTCAGCGCATAGCCTGCCAGGCGATGACCCTCACTTTGGAGCTGCGTCAATCGGGATTGGCGCATTTTGACCAGCGAAAACTCTGCGGCCACAAAAACACCGTTTAGAAAGACAAGCAGCAGTACCAAGAAGAGATTCACCCCTAGCAATCCCCAATGAAACTCGGTATGACCATCCAATACGAACTCCCCATTTCTTTAGTTAGCATTTTGCACCATTCGACTTGTAAGTTATTCAATTCAGTATTTATGATTGAAAACTGTAATTGTAATCATGTAAAAATGCTTATAATTGCAAAGCTTTTCTTGATTTAAAGTCTACACCCTTGTAATACATATCTGCTACGAGTAGATTCGGTCCGCAACACGCAGCCGCATCACAATGACAGTTCACGGTCTGATTTAGCGGATGCTCATTCAGCCATTCACCGAAAATATTATCTAGACTGTTTTCCTGAATGTTTCCGAAAGCTGGAATGTCTGCAAAATCCGTCACATATACGCTACCCGTGAACATATTCACATTTACACGGTTTCTTCCGTCTGGATCATTACGTACCGTAATATTCGGTTCTTGTCGCAAACGGCGAAGCAATTTACGGTCTTCCTCATGCTCTGAACAAGCAAAGAACGGTAGGGTACCAAATAACATCCACATGTCCTGATTTCGTACATCCAGCAGTTTATCAATCGAGTTTCGCATATCGTCAAGGGACAGTACAGGCAAGGCAGAAGCAAAATTCGACGCGTACATCGGGTGAACCTCATGCCGGCGGCATCCCATTTCGTTGATCAACTGATGAATGCCTCCTAGCTTCGTGTGTGTCCGATAATTAATCATGGACTCAGCTGAAATGAACATTCCCATTTCGCTCAATTTGCGTGCATTCTCTATCATTTTTTCATACAGGCGCACAGCACCCGCGCGTGGAGTCGGACGTCCGGTATTTGCAAATCCCACTTCATAAAAATCGTCAGCATTTAAATAATTAAACGATATATGCATGACATCCAGATACGGAAGCATCTTCTCATATCTTCGGATATCCAATGTCAAGTTGGAGTTGATTTGCGAACGAATACCGCGCTCTTTAGCATACTTCAACAGCGGAACGATCACATCGTCCACTGTTTTATCAAGCAAAGCAGGTTCTCCGCCTGTAATACTTATTGTCTCCAGATGCTCAACTTCATCCAGGCGCTTCAGCATCAGATCTAAAGGAAGGAAAGGGGCCTCCTTCATAACCAGCATGTCACCGACAGCGCAATGCTCACAGCGCATATTACATAAATGTGTTACGGTCATTTCCACACTTGTAAGCAAATGACGACCATGCGTACGCAGTGATACAATCGGGTCCCACGGAT
This window of the Paenibacillus polymyxa genome carries:
- a CDS encoding bifunctional glycosyltransferase/class I SAM-dependent methyltransferase, with the translated sequence MRILIGSPVHQKPEILSLFLQALERLEAPDVLPDYLFVDDNDNPISSQWLVDFSNRLPGRVLPLLTGSQQVENRSDEHTHYWPPALVWKVAGFKNRLIDYALQHNYDALFLVDSDLVLHSRTLCRLVETEKDIVSEIFWTRWQPEGPLLPQVWVSDEYNLFHREDGEVLSAEERAQRELHFIHQLHVPGLYEVGGLGACTLIRRRALEAGIHFGKIKNVSYWGEDRHFCIRAAAFGFPLFVDTHYPAMHLYREADRMKAEQLLFTLKYFTSNRPEHVTHAEHSDISPSSPAFNRPASSRTPKFNEPPVIPDDLRETAVFAKYTADSFVVPPAFTGPRQSELYTPPVSNPKLTLTMTVCNEADRKLTDVLLSHREYIDEAVIIDDGSHDDSGALCREILQGIPLRLIRNETPSFINEVELRKQQWRETLASSPEWILSMDADEMFESRFAQGVHSLLAGTKADTICFRLFDMWSSTHYRDDEYWQAHRYYRPFLIRYKEGFPYKWKEQSLHCGRLPENVLDLPTEISNYRIQHWGWYTPAIRMAKFERYQLLDPSARYGWKEQYESILDPNPRLTLWVDQDNKNTEKEPTPEYEPAQQANDLDVAKVASVQVMNKPDLQIKGEAKVISYGKEKGRGAEQSVKCKLCGSADTIVFHNYEHFTLMGCGFCGLVFRKDVDHIQSEKMIAEIYNANWVAMRDSAAASTYGDHALFGLMLLDMFSPKKGKLLEIGSGTGEFIHAALQAGWNAVGIEPSSESRAYAKCKYEVELLPGYWNGETELDAQIQQSLEINQDYKDQEAIETESLEEEADLPLEHQYEAIACWHVLEHIADPVAFLTDLCEQLQPDGTLYITVPNKNSFTNEAYGVHSPLFTEEDHLYHYSDHTLTLLLEKSGLRPVALFTRQLPAGLDALLQAHPLYGELAFTEQMGLLAKLQGEKRGHELCCVARVI
- a CDS encoding glycosyltransferase family 2 protein, whose amino-acid sequence is MVTVSLCMIVKNEEEALHTCLKSVHDLVDEIIIVDTGSTDRTQEVAASFNARIYNFEWCDDFSAARNYAFDQATQEYQFWLDADDILEEKDRLSFLNWKKQATLSYDSITMDYVLSVDEQGQPLYKLKRNRIVRRDRRFRWTGFVHEFLNVTGSIFHSNMAVTHNKTRAYTARNLHIYLKHREQGTVFSERDHYYFANELYDNGRTLEAIQQYEHYLGLNQGWIEDRIAACFKLADCYGRQAQKQEQRMVLLRTLTLDVPRAQFCCAFGNLFIEDEQYAQAIYWFRQATLIEPPQNVMALTNSSYYTWFPHLQLCLCYDRIGDIEKAKSHHRIAQLHHPTHPSVLYNEQYFAQLDQK
- a CDS encoding manganese catalase family protein, encoding MWVYEKKLQYPVRVSKCDPHMAKLLMEQYGGADGELAAALRYLNQRYTIPDKVIGVLNDIGTEEFAHLEMIATMIYKLTKDASVEQMEAAGLGEYYAAHDHALFYQNASGVPFTAAYIQAKGDPIADLYEDIAAEEKARATYQWLIDLTDDVDLQDSLKFLREREVIHSLRFRESVEILKGERDRKKVF
- a CDS encoding spore coat protein CotJB produces the protein MENPNQGQSPNQFQQPNQPEGGHQQPNQSQSPYSNSYQYQNQYQYQNQYQNQAQDYSQPREPIQGYTPQAYAPQTKPGDAQFYALLEKLQAVDFVLVELNLYLDTHPDDLQAIEQFNKLTQERTAIANEYQLLYGPLQNFGRAYSKYPWEWSQSPWPWQV
- a CDS encoding spore coat associated protein CotJA, giving the protein MKFPQQGQYAPFVGPFDPCPPVLCKTYVLPPNLFIQFQPPGLPQFSPEEALTKGTLWPLLYSPYEPRRNQGGGE
- a CDS encoding hemolysin family protein: MDGHTEFHWGLLGVNLFLVLLLVFLNGVFVAAEFSLVKMRQSRLTQLQSEGHRLAGYALKVNQKLDAYLSATQLGITLASLGLGWIGEPAISGYLIEPLMHKLGVTDGTLITTVSVVVGFCVITFLHIVLGELAPKSLAIQKTEGVALFLSAPLLLFYKVFLPVIWVLNAAANMLLRAFGIQPASEAEAAHSEEEIRILMNQSAKSGVIDKDEIKLMDNIFDFSDLLAREIMLPRTDMDCLYTNLSFKENLKIISETKHSRYPVAVEDKDQIIGFVHITDLLLAEQGEQLDLASVVRPILNVPESMEVSHVLRLMQKKHSQMTLVVDEYGGTAGLLTAEEILEEIVGDLYDEFEDERPSVEMKEDFISVDGRMLIEDVNDLTGVNIEDDEVDSIGGWLFKELEGSPVKGKKIEFYNLTFEVEEATRLRIMRVKIHRKTEPVIEDELSNDEES
- the yfkAB gene encoding radical SAM/CxCxxxxC motif protein YfkAB, which gives rise to MTVLQDNTLPQISPTYDPWDPIVSLRTHGRHLLTSVEMTVTHLCNMRCEHCAVGDMLVMKEAPFLPLDLMLKRLDEVEHLETISITGGEPALLDKTVDDVIVPLLKYAKERGIRSQINSNLTLDIRRYEKMLPYLDVMHISFNYLNADDFYEVGFANTGRPTPRAGAVRLYEKMIENARKLSEMGMFISAESMINYRTHTKLGGIHQLINEMGCRRHEVHPMYASNFASALPVLSLDDMRNSIDKLLDVRNQDMWMLFGTLPFFACSEHEEDRKLLRRLRQEPNITVRNDPDGRNRVNVNMFTGSVYVTDFADIPAFGNIQENSLDNIFGEWLNEHPLNQTVNCHCDAAACCGPNLLVADMYYKGVDFKSRKALQL